The window ACGTGAAGCAGATCTTCCATGCTCAGCAGGCGCTGGCTCAGATCGCCTGTGCCGGTGCCTGCGTTATAGAAGCGCTTGTTAATCTTGTAACGGCCCACTGCGCCGAGATCATAGCGGCGCTCGTCGAAGAACATCTCCTCCATCAGGCGCTTTCCGGCGAGAGCGCTGACCGGGTTGCCCGGGCGCATTTTGCGGAAGAACTCGATGACGGCGTCGTCTTCGGTGCGGACCTTGTCTTTCTGGATCGTGCTCAGCATCGGCCCAGGCATTTCCGGGTTGTCGAGCAAGAGCACCTTCAGAGCCTTGATGTTGGCGTGCGAGCAGCGGCGCAGCATCGACGTCGTGATGACGTCCCAGGTCTCGGCGAGAATCTCACCAGTGGTCTCGTCCACCACGTCGGCGGCCAGCACGCGGCCGACGAGCGACTCGTATCCCTCGGCCAGGTTCAACTGAACCTCGTCCACGCCCGCCTGGCGCAGGGCTTCCTGGGACTTCTTCGTGACCTTCTGGCCGTGGTCGATGACGATCTTGCCGCCATCGTCGACCACTGTCTCGGCGTATTCGGTGCCGAGATGCTCCTGCAGATCCTCGACGCTGGTGAAGCCGGCGACGAAGTCCTCGATGTCGACGAACTCGGTGGCGAAGAACTCTTCAGCCAGCTTTTCGTCGTCGCGATAGCCAAAGGCGCGCAGGAAGGTCGTCGCCAGGATCTTGCGCTTGCGATCGATCATGACGTACATGACGCCGTAGATGTCGATTTCGAACTCAACCCAGGCGCCGCGGTACGGAATGATGCGCGCACTGTAGGTGAGCTTGCCGTTCGGGTGCGTTGCGGTCGAGAACGACACGCCCGGCGAACGGTGCAACTGCGACACGATCACGCGCTCGGCACCGTTGATGATGAAAGTCCCCTGTTCGGTCATCAGGGGAATCTCACCCATGTAGACTTCCTGCTCCTTGATGTCGCGAATCTCGACCTGACCGGTCTCTTCGTTCTGTTCGCGGACAATGAGCTGAAGTTTGAGCTTCAGGGGCGAAGCGTAGGTCATCCCACGGTCGATGGATTCCTTGACCGTGTACTTGGGAGTCCCGAATGTGTACTCGACGAAATCGAGAGTGGAAGGATCGCCCGGGGCCGAGATCGGATAGACCGAGCGGAAAACTTCCTGCAGCCCCTTCATTTCCCGCTGATCGGGTGGGACTTCAAACTGCAGAAAATCCGAGTAGGATTGCTTCTGAGTTTCCAGAAGGTAGGGCATTTCCATCACTTCTGGGATGCGCGCGAAGGAAAGTCGCCCGTTCTTTCGCGCCGATTCGCTGACAGCGGTTGCCATGTGAAGCTCCTAGGGTGAGACGAGGTGAAAGCAATCGGACCGCACGAGGCGGAAAATCTGTCTGAAACGCAAAAAGGCCGCGGCTCCAGCACCCTCGCAGGCGCGGATCAGCGGGTTATCCGATTACTGTTTGGCTGTTTAACAACGTCTTTTTGACAAGGGACAAGCGTGAACCCTTACTGACTGTGTGCCGCGTTAGCCCGTCGATCATGACAAGATGTGAAGCAAGTCCTGTCAATCCCAAAGGGCGTACTCCGACGTATAATCAAGCAAATTTCCGGCCAAACGAAATGGACAGGGGGCCGACGGGTGCCAAACACCCGCCGGACCCCCGGTCCGGAACAGCATCAGGTCAGTTCGATGACCGCACCAACGGCCTCGAGCTGCTTCTTGTACTTCTCGGCGTCTTCCTTCGACACGTCCTTGGCCACTTCCTTCGGGGCGCCTTCGACGAGATCCTTGGCTTCCTTCAGGCCGAGCTGGGTGATAGCGCGGACTTCCTTGATAACCTTGATCTTCTCTTTGCCAGCGTCCTTCAGAACGACCGTGAACTCGGTCTTCTCTTCGGCGGGGGCGGCGGCGGCAGCGCCAGGGGCGGCTGCGCCGGCAACGGCGACCGGAGCGGCGGAAACGCCGAACTTGTCTTCCATAAGCGTGACCAACTCGGCCACTTCCATCAGAGGCATCTGGCCGATTGCCTCAACGATTTCTTCCTTGGTGATAGCCATTTTCTGCAATCTCCTATGTATGCAAAAGCTTGATTTTGAATATCTTGCGTCGAGTTGTTGAAAGTTCTGTGGAGCTTACGCGGCGTCGCCTTCCTCCAGCTTACGCTGCAGGGCGGAGACGGCGTAAACGACCTTCGATACCGTCTGGTTGAGAGCGTAAACGACGTTCTGAGCGGGGGCCTGCATGCTGCCCAGCATCCGTCCGAGCAGCTCTTCGCGGCTCGGCATCTTGGATAGTGCATCCACGCCCTTGGCATCGAGAATTTCGCCGCCGAGCAGGCCGGCCTTGATCTCGAAGCGCTCGCCGTGGTCTTCCGCGTACTTGCTCAGGACCTTGGCCGGCGACACCGCATCCTTCAGACCAAATGCGACGACGGTCGGCCCGGTCAGCTTGTCTTCCAGCCCGTTCATCTCGATGCCGGCCGTAGCCATGGCACGCTTGATGAACGTGTTCTTAGCCACCTTCATGGTCGCACCCTCCTTGCGCAGGAGAGCACGAAGTTCCGTCGCTTCTTCGACGGTCAGGCCTTTGTTATCAAAGAAGACCAGACCATCGCCGTCCTGGAACAATCGTTCCAGTTCGCTGATTGCGCGGACTTTTGGAGAGCGGCCTCGACGCTTTTTCGCGGCTTTTCCAGGTTTCGCCATTTTCTTTCTCACCTCCTTTCTGTATGCCCGGGGCCTTCTGTTGAGACGCCCGGACACCAGTCCCCGCAAAATGGGGGATCAGGAGGAGCCGAGCCTCGGCAGGCTTGGGCCGGTCGCCCGATTT of the bacterium genome contains:
- the rplL gene encoding 50S ribosomal protein L7/L12; translation: MAITKEEIVEAIGQMPLMEVAELVTLMEDKFGVSAAPVAVAGAAAPGAAAAAPAEEKTEFTVVLKDAGKEKIKVIKEVRAITQLGLKEAKDLVEGAPKEVAKDVSKEDAEKYKKQLEAVGAVIELT
- the rplJ gene encoding 50S ribosomal protein L10, which produces MAKPGKAAKKRRGRSPKVRAISELERLFQDGDGLVFFDNKGLTVEEATELRALLRKEGATMKVAKNTFIKRAMATAGIEMNGLEDKLTGPTVVAFGLKDAVSPAKVLSKYAEDHGERFEIKAGLLGGEILDAKGVDALSKMPSREELLGRMLGSMQAPAQNVVYALNQTVSKVVYAVSALQRKLEEGDAA